From one Anopheles bellator chromosome 1, idAnoBellAS_SP24_06.2, whole genome shotgun sequence genomic stretch:
- the LOC131205742 gene encoding serine/arginine repetitive matrix protein 2 isoform X1, which produces MLQNGRCENSSHSQLGPDIHRLRRHQPCPNVHSEKPLVENKKSRNVKDDSVSRSSSCDSVTFGIMVKPRASLCHLRDAACVPPSQNSASCVCQYHPEGTMMSQGHDAHSHQPYHHLGHNYYQPRNPHHHLSQQQQRRFCIRTTTAAATGASDGSTISAINPIGMPAMHSVVSVRETHHIAQAQQEKNAKLRDAFGISEYFVEGTSFDQDRKAKEDLAKSEALQKELAEKEKVKEVERVNRKRYALVRTPSPEKQGSGSETTSRNGKRAALASHDRVDRGDNDGARERTDDDEGNISGKVVPRASRNKEEKKKKKKKARDMSSSPNRKKDKKKKSKKNKKDRTKKKHSKKFQRNDDSDSTDTDSDSNSMASDALSSSERGSSSKRKKKSTKKKDKKKKSSKKKKAKSRSSFHVKSPMTENKSLMEEPPGREDVHDEGNHQGDSCVSEEVLHAKNKNLNDRNRHIIVDNSRDHYITHSQSRGPRSYNRDDDSNLGYAFSGRSSNIRGGFQRPHHDHGIMQKGDENRERRSRSRHRRWERSIDRERKHKSRSRSESRRSRQHKNRGSPTTERSLRRSSDRKRRDYTPQRTDKTDRRHRESDHHEPNDAGRVPSEFERQSDRGKHQRQRERDAERNRDRGQERERNPNRTRDHDADRFRERSSRSVDKQQEHAASNVWLRSNDPSKKTHVKSSPQEPQRMDKSSSTGSKKRNKSPELKQDSTEKTRKRPEHTKTMSPSALAPPQRSASGIPDASLIAEKQLSSDDSASDLSYSPARRDPDRYHDILHQTSAENIGNPEVNKMNGEEQTTSFGSAVIDNGRANGSASATKTYSNEETKPREDDPETKRSDSESRSPRKRPSRSRSRSIAPSAKSRGESSSTPLNKQQFKQHISSSETKKTQAAAAPEGNSNSVSKKSNNKLTSVSASSSTSKLRHSLRRDVSRSPEIKKRRSDRDAISSKAEIPSFKVGPRASRSDRSDRKFNNKRENEHETKLYKRVSSSPERRRTETLSITGEGDSKKFKQKKTTIFAIGSLSSAQSHGTSTTVVQQPVVKLHSPETSHSSAESDNTDHGRDERDEGGDNLDAFLPRYDDKREQEKDLSLLKALKNDLAAKAKQSLEKKKNVSESMGASGAIIGVMGLVGKSSDVSSALLVESRVGESRERDLQLLHTKQQPLDPTSSNTLPDSASAVSETLPMPSSTTMSASTALDATSNNTNNATIKKEIHEIISTVGACAVADDSEANTKKTTILQAVDNILKEKISGKPNKTHKERTTTRSSRSRSHSRSRSRSQNYSSSSSDTCSSRSQSRSSSSHSRSSSGRGSSRSRSRSSSPSTRSSVARSRTGSRSPSIPRRAGSPSFLDRRRITRPSIYRTRSRERHASASRKRRSKKSRSRSSSDSSSCSSRSSRSHRSQSINAKHRRQPQRRNERSRSRQYRPRSGAAHSSSKSSRREHPQRFEGHR; this is translated from the exons ATGCTGCAGAATGGGCGATGCGAAAACTCGAGTCACTCCCAACTAGGGCCTGACATACATCGTCTACGTCGACATCAGCCTTGCCCGAATGTACACTCGGAGAAGccgttggtggaaaataaaaaatctcGCAACGTCAAGGACGATTCAGTTTCACGTTCTTCGTCCTGCGATTCCGTTACTTTTGGGATCATGGTGAAACCAAGAGCATCTTTGTGTCACTTGAGAGACGCTGCGTGCGTTCCTCCGTCACAAAATTCGGCGAGTTGTGTATGCCAATATCATCCGGAAGGAACTATGATGTCTCAAGGACATGATGCACATTCTCACCAGCCTTACCATCATCTTGGGCACAATTACTATCAACCCCGTAACCCACATCATCATCTgtcacaacaacagcagcgtAGGTTCTGCATAAGGACAACTACAGCCGCTGCAACGGGAGCCTCCGATGGTAGCACAATTTCCGCTATAAATCCGATTGGCATGCCGGCTATGCACAGTGTTGTAAG TGTGCGGGAAACTCATCACATTGCCCAGGCCcagcaggaaaaaaacgcgaaactCCGCGATGCATTCGGCATTTCGGAATACTTTGTCGAGGGTACAAGCTTCGACCAGGACCGAAAAGCCAAGGAAGATCTAGCAAAATCGGAAGCCTTGCAGAAGGAGTTGGCTGAGAAAGAAAAGGTCAAGGAGGTGGAACGGGTCAATCGTAAACGCTACGCACTCGTGCGAACACCATCACCTGAAAAGCAAGGAAGCGGCTCCGAAACGACTAGCCGTAATGGGAAGCGTGCTGCTTTGGCGTCCCACGATCGTGTTGATCGTGGTGATAATGACGGAGCTAGAGAAAggactgatgatgatgagggcAATATTAGCGGAAAGGTAGTTCCGAGAGCATCCCGCAATaaggaagagaagaaaaagaaaaagaaaaaagcacGGGATAT GTCTTCAAGTCCAAATCGcaagaaagataaaaagaagaaatcaaagaaaaacaaaaaagacag AACTaaaaaaaagcattcgaaaaaGTTTCAACGGAATGACGACAGCGATTCCACTGACACAGATTCGGACTCAAACTCAATGGCCAGCGATGCATTGTCTAGTTCGGagcgcggcagcagcagtaaacgaaagaaaaagtctacaaaaaagaaagacaaG aaaaagaaatcatcgaaaaagaagaaggcaAAATCTCGTTCGTCATTCCACGTAAA GTCACCAATGACGGAAAACAAGTCATTAATGGAAGAGCCACCAGGGCGTGAGGACGTGCATGATGAAGGCAATCACCAAGGTGATTCATGCGTATCGGAAGAAGTATTGCATGCGAAGAACAAAAATCTCAACGATCGCAACCGACATATAATCGTCGATAATAGTCGAGATCACTACATTACTCACAGCCAAAGTAGAGGACCTCGAAGCTATAATCGCGATGATGATAGTAACCTTGGCTATGCCTTCTCCGGCAGAAGTTCGAATATTAGAGGAGGGTTTCAGCGCCCCCACCATGATCATGGTATAATGCAAAAGGGAGATGAAAATCGGGAACGGCGTAGTAGATCGAGGCATCGTCGCTGGGAACGTTCAATAGATCGTGAACGAAAACATAAGTCACGCTCCCGTTCTGAGAGTCGTCGCAGTCGTCAACACAAAAATCGAGGTTCTCCCACGACGGAACGTAGTTTGAGAAGATCAAGTGATAGAAAGCGGCGCGATTATACACCACAAAGAACGGACAAAACAGACCGGCGTCATCGTGAGTCAGATCATCATGAACCAAATGATGCTGGTCGTGTTCCAAGTGAATTCGAGAGGCAAAGTGATCGAGGCAAACATCAACGCCAACGTGAACGTGACGCTGAACGAAACCGTGATCGTGGCCAAGAACGTGAACGGAATCCCAACCGCACTCGCGATCACGATGCTGATCGATTCAGAGAACGATCATCGCGCAGTGTCGACAAGCAACAGGAGCACGCAGCTTCAAATGTTTGGCTGCGTTCCAACGATCCatcgaaaaaaacacatgTCAAGAGCTCGCCCCAAGAGCCTCAGCGCATGGACAAATCATCGTCGacgggaagcaaaaaacgcaacaaatcCCCTGAGTTAAAACAAGACTCTACCGAAAAGACTCGCAAACGCCCTGAACACACGAAAACGATGTCGCCTTCAGCGCTAGCACCGCCACAACGCTCAGCTAGCGGTATACCAGACGCTTCGTTAATAGCTGAAAAACAGCTATCTTCTGACGATTCAGCTTCCGATTTGAGCTATTCACCTGCAAGACGCGACCCCGATCGCTACCACGACATCTTGCATCAGACCTCTGCCGAAAATATAGGAAATCCagaagtaaataaaatgaatgGTGAAGAACAGACCACTTCGTTTGGATCAGCGGTGATAGATAATGGGCGAGCAAATGGGTCCGCTAGTGCGACAAAAACTTATTCGAACGAAGAAACTAAGCCCCGGGAGGATGATCCGGAGACGAAGCGTAGTGACAGTGAATCACGTTCTCCGCGGAAACGCCCGTCACGTTCTCGTTCGCGTTCCATTGCTCCTTCCGCCAAAAGTCGAGGCGAATCGTCTTCAACGCCACTGAATAAACAACAGTTTAAACAACATATTTCCTCTTCAGAAACTAAAAAAACTCAAGCTGCTGCAGCGCCAGAGGGAAACTCCAATTCTGTATCAAAAAAGTCGAACAACAAACTAACGTCAGTCTCGGCGTCTTCTTCCACCTCCAAATTGCGTCATAGCTTAAGACGCGACGTGTCACGTTCGCCGGAGATTAAGAAACGACGTTCTGATCGCGATGCCATTTCATCGAAAGCGGAAATTCCATCGTTTAAAGTTGGTCCAAGAGCTTCTCGCTCAGATCGTAGTGATCGaaaattcaacaacaaacgggaGAATGAgcatgaaacaaaattgtacAAGCGTGTCTCCAGTAGTCCCGAGCGAAGAAGAACTGAAACTTTATCCATCACTGGCGAAGGCGATtcaaaaaagtttaaacagAAGAAAACTACTATATTCGCTATAGGTTCTCTATCGTCTGCCCAATCTCATGGTACGTCAACTACAGTCGTGCAACAACCAGTGGTGAAATTACATTCGCCGGAGACATCCCATTCGTCGGCCGAATCGGACAATACAGATCACGGTAGAGATGAGAGGGATGAAGGGGGAGACAATTTGGACGCCTTTCTTCCGAGATACGATGATAAGCGCGAACAGGAAAAAGATCTCTCGCTGCTGAAAGCGTTGAAAAACGATCTAGCCGCCAAGGCCAAGCAGagtttggaaaagaaaaaaaatgtgtctgAAAGCATGGGAGCAAGTGGTGCCATAATTGGAGTTATGGGATTGGTCGGAAAGAGTAGCGATGTTTCGAGTGCACTGCTTGTCGAGTCGCGCGTTGGAGAATCGCGGGAAAGAGATTTGCAATTGTTGCACACTAAGCAGCAACCGCTCGATCCAACTTCGTCCAATACGCTTCCAGATTCCGCTTCTGCAGTCAGCGAAACACTACCGATGCCATCGTCAACAACGATGAGTGCGTCTACTGCACTAGATGCAACCAGCAACAATACAAATAATGCAACGATTAAGAAAGAGATTCATGAAATTATTAGCACCGTTGGTGCGTGTGCTGTAGCCGACGATTCGGAAGCTAATACGAAGAAAACGACGATCTTGCAAGCTGTGGACAatattttgaaagaaaaaatatccGGAAAGCCCAACAAAACCCATAAAGAGCGAACCACAACTAGAAGTTCTCGTTCGAGATCCCATTCTCGTTCACGATCCCGTTCCCAAAA TTACAGTAGTTCCAGCAGCGATACATGCAGTTCCCGTTCGCAAAgtcgatcgtcatcgtcacaCAGCCGTAGTTCTTCTGGTCGCGGTAGCAGTCGTTCGAGAAGTCGTTCTAGCAGTCCCTCTACGCGTTCGAGCGTGGCCCGATCCCGCACTGGATCACGGTCTCCTTCAATCCCTCGTCGGGCCGGATCACCATCATTCCTTGATCGACGCCGTATAACTAG ACCTTCAATATATCGAACGCGTTCTCGTGAGCGACACGCGAGCGCCTCcagaaaacgaagaagcaaGAAATCGCGCTCACGATCATCGTCCGATTCGTCGTCGTGCTCTTCGCGTTCATCGCGTTCACATCGATCCCAATCAATAAATGCGAAACATCGCCGTCAACCGCAACGCCGTAACGAAAGATCACGATCACGCCAATACAGACCACGGTCGGGGGCGGCTCACTCTTCGTCCAAATCCTCCCGACGAGAGCACCCACAGCGTTTTGAGGGCCATCGATGA
- the LOC131205742 gene encoding serine/arginine repetitive matrix protein 2 isoform X5 — protein MLQNGRCENSSHSQLGPDIHRLRRHQPCPNVHSEKPLVENKKSRNVKDDSVSRSSSCDSVTFGIMVKPRASLCHLRDAACVPPSQNSASCVCQYHPEGTMMSQGHDAHSHQPYHHLGHNYYQPRNPHHHLSQQQQRRFCIRTTTAAATGASDGSTISAINPIGMPAMHSVVSVRETHHIAQAQQEKNAKLRDAFGISEYFVEGTSFDQDRKAKEDLAKSEALQKELAEKEKVKEVERVNRKRYALVRTPSPEKQGSGSETTSRNGKRAALASHDRVDRGDNDGARERTDDDEGNISGKVVPRASRNKEEKKKKKKKARDMSSSPNRKKDKKKKSKKNKKDRTKKKHSKKFQRNDDSDSTDTDSDSNSMASDALSSSERGSSSKRKKKSTKKKDKKKKSSKKKKAKSRSSFHVKSPMTENKSLMEEPPGREDVHDEGNHQGDSCVSEEVLHAKNKNLNDRNRHIIVDNSRDHYITHSQSRGPRSYNRDDDSNLGYAFSGRSSNIRGGFQRPHHDHGIMQKGDENRERRSRSRHRRWERSIDRERKHKSRSRSESRRSRQHKNRGSPTTERSLRRSSDRKRRDYTPQRTDKTDRRHRESDHHEPNDAGRVPSEFERQSDRGKHQRQRERDAERNRDRGQERERNPNRTRDHDADRFRERSSRSVDKQQEHAASNVWLRSNDPSKKTHVKSSPQEPQRMDKSSSTGSKKRNKSPELKQDSTEKTRKRPEHTKTMSPSALAPPQRSASGIPDASLIAEKQLSSDDSASDLSYSPARRDPDRYHDILHQTSAENIGNPEVNKMNGEEQTTSFGSAVIDNGRANGSASATKTYSNEETKPREDDPETKRSDSESRSPRKRPSRSRSRSIAPSAKSRGESSSTPLNKQQFKQHISSSETKKTQAAAAPEGNSNSVSKKSNNKLTSVSASSSTSKLRHSLRRDVSRSPEIKKRRSDRDAISSKAEIPSFKVGPRASRSDRSDRKFNNKRENEHETKLYKRVSSSPERRRTETLSITGEGDSKKFKQKKTTIFAIGSLSSAQSHGTSTTVVQQPVVKLHSPETSHSSAESDNTDHGRDERDEGGDNLDAFLPRYDDKREQEKDLSLLKALKNDLAAKAKQSLEKKKNVSESMGASGAIIGVMGLVGKSSDVSSALLVESRVGESRERDLQLLHTKQQPLDPTSSNTLPDSASAVSETLPMPSSTTMSASTALDATSNNTNNATIKKEIHEIISTVGACAVADDSEANTKKTTILQAVDNILKEKISGKPNKTHKERTTTRSSRSRSHSRSRSRSQKSRSYSSSSSDTCSSRSQSRSSSSHSRSSSGRGSSRSRSRSSSPSTRSSVARSRTGSRSPSIPRRAGSPSFLDRRRITSARKRPIPYRRPTPSSPSSGSSYHSRSRSRSKS, from the exons ATGCTGCAGAATGGGCGATGCGAAAACTCGAGTCACTCCCAACTAGGGCCTGACATACATCGTCTACGTCGACATCAGCCTTGCCCGAATGTACACTCGGAGAAGccgttggtggaaaataaaaaatctcGCAACGTCAAGGACGATTCAGTTTCACGTTCTTCGTCCTGCGATTCCGTTACTTTTGGGATCATGGTGAAACCAAGAGCATCTTTGTGTCACTTGAGAGACGCTGCGTGCGTTCCTCCGTCACAAAATTCGGCGAGTTGTGTATGCCAATATCATCCGGAAGGAACTATGATGTCTCAAGGACATGATGCACATTCTCACCAGCCTTACCATCATCTTGGGCACAATTACTATCAACCCCGTAACCCACATCATCATCTgtcacaacaacagcagcgtAGGTTCTGCATAAGGACAACTACAGCCGCTGCAACGGGAGCCTCCGATGGTAGCACAATTTCCGCTATAAATCCGATTGGCATGCCGGCTATGCACAGTGTTGTAAG TGTGCGGGAAACTCATCACATTGCCCAGGCCcagcaggaaaaaaacgcgaaactCCGCGATGCATTCGGCATTTCGGAATACTTTGTCGAGGGTACAAGCTTCGACCAGGACCGAAAAGCCAAGGAAGATCTAGCAAAATCGGAAGCCTTGCAGAAGGAGTTGGCTGAGAAAGAAAAGGTCAAGGAGGTGGAACGGGTCAATCGTAAACGCTACGCACTCGTGCGAACACCATCACCTGAAAAGCAAGGAAGCGGCTCCGAAACGACTAGCCGTAATGGGAAGCGTGCTGCTTTGGCGTCCCACGATCGTGTTGATCGTGGTGATAATGACGGAGCTAGAGAAAggactgatgatgatgagggcAATATTAGCGGAAAGGTAGTTCCGAGAGCATCCCGCAATaaggaagagaagaaaaagaaaaagaaaaaagcacGGGATAT GTCTTCAAGTCCAAATCGcaagaaagataaaaagaagaaatcaaagaaaaacaaaaaagacag AACTaaaaaaaagcattcgaaaaaGTTTCAACGGAATGACGACAGCGATTCCACTGACACAGATTCGGACTCAAACTCAATGGCCAGCGATGCATTGTCTAGTTCGGagcgcggcagcagcagtaaacgaaagaaaaagtctacaaaaaagaaagacaaG aaaaagaaatcatcgaaaaagaagaaggcaAAATCTCGTTCGTCATTCCACGTAAA GTCACCAATGACGGAAAACAAGTCATTAATGGAAGAGCCACCAGGGCGTGAGGACGTGCATGATGAAGGCAATCACCAAGGTGATTCATGCGTATCGGAAGAAGTATTGCATGCGAAGAACAAAAATCTCAACGATCGCAACCGACATATAATCGTCGATAATAGTCGAGATCACTACATTACTCACAGCCAAAGTAGAGGACCTCGAAGCTATAATCGCGATGATGATAGTAACCTTGGCTATGCCTTCTCCGGCAGAAGTTCGAATATTAGAGGAGGGTTTCAGCGCCCCCACCATGATCATGGTATAATGCAAAAGGGAGATGAAAATCGGGAACGGCGTAGTAGATCGAGGCATCGTCGCTGGGAACGTTCAATAGATCGTGAACGAAAACATAAGTCACGCTCCCGTTCTGAGAGTCGTCGCAGTCGTCAACACAAAAATCGAGGTTCTCCCACGACGGAACGTAGTTTGAGAAGATCAAGTGATAGAAAGCGGCGCGATTATACACCACAAAGAACGGACAAAACAGACCGGCGTCATCGTGAGTCAGATCATCATGAACCAAATGATGCTGGTCGTGTTCCAAGTGAATTCGAGAGGCAAAGTGATCGAGGCAAACATCAACGCCAACGTGAACGTGACGCTGAACGAAACCGTGATCGTGGCCAAGAACGTGAACGGAATCCCAACCGCACTCGCGATCACGATGCTGATCGATTCAGAGAACGATCATCGCGCAGTGTCGACAAGCAACAGGAGCACGCAGCTTCAAATGTTTGGCTGCGTTCCAACGATCCatcgaaaaaaacacatgTCAAGAGCTCGCCCCAAGAGCCTCAGCGCATGGACAAATCATCGTCGacgggaagcaaaaaacgcaacaaatcCCCTGAGTTAAAACAAGACTCTACCGAAAAGACTCGCAAACGCCCTGAACACACGAAAACGATGTCGCCTTCAGCGCTAGCACCGCCACAACGCTCAGCTAGCGGTATACCAGACGCTTCGTTAATAGCTGAAAAACAGCTATCTTCTGACGATTCAGCTTCCGATTTGAGCTATTCACCTGCAAGACGCGACCCCGATCGCTACCACGACATCTTGCATCAGACCTCTGCCGAAAATATAGGAAATCCagaagtaaataaaatgaatgGTGAAGAACAGACCACTTCGTTTGGATCAGCGGTGATAGATAATGGGCGAGCAAATGGGTCCGCTAGTGCGACAAAAACTTATTCGAACGAAGAAACTAAGCCCCGGGAGGATGATCCGGAGACGAAGCGTAGTGACAGTGAATCACGTTCTCCGCGGAAACGCCCGTCACGTTCTCGTTCGCGTTCCATTGCTCCTTCCGCCAAAAGTCGAGGCGAATCGTCTTCAACGCCACTGAATAAACAACAGTTTAAACAACATATTTCCTCTTCAGAAACTAAAAAAACTCAAGCTGCTGCAGCGCCAGAGGGAAACTCCAATTCTGTATCAAAAAAGTCGAACAACAAACTAACGTCAGTCTCGGCGTCTTCTTCCACCTCCAAATTGCGTCATAGCTTAAGACGCGACGTGTCACGTTCGCCGGAGATTAAGAAACGACGTTCTGATCGCGATGCCATTTCATCGAAAGCGGAAATTCCATCGTTTAAAGTTGGTCCAAGAGCTTCTCGCTCAGATCGTAGTGATCGaaaattcaacaacaaacgggaGAATGAgcatgaaacaaaattgtacAAGCGTGTCTCCAGTAGTCCCGAGCGAAGAAGAACTGAAACTTTATCCATCACTGGCGAAGGCGATtcaaaaaagtttaaacagAAGAAAACTACTATATTCGCTATAGGTTCTCTATCGTCTGCCCAATCTCATGGTACGTCAACTACAGTCGTGCAACAACCAGTGGTGAAATTACATTCGCCGGAGACATCCCATTCGTCGGCCGAATCGGACAATACAGATCACGGTAGAGATGAGAGGGATGAAGGGGGAGACAATTTGGACGCCTTTCTTCCGAGATACGATGATAAGCGCGAACAGGAAAAAGATCTCTCGCTGCTGAAAGCGTTGAAAAACGATCTAGCCGCCAAGGCCAAGCAGagtttggaaaagaaaaaaaatgtgtctgAAAGCATGGGAGCAAGTGGTGCCATAATTGGAGTTATGGGATTGGTCGGAAAGAGTAGCGATGTTTCGAGTGCACTGCTTGTCGAGTCGCGCGTTGGAGAATCGCGGGAAAGAGATTTGCAATTGTTGCACACTAAGCAGCAACCGCTCGATCCAACTTCGTCCAATACGCTTCCAGATTCCGCTTCTGCAGTCAGCGAAACACTACCGATGCCATCGTCAACAACGATGAGTGCGTCTACTGCACTAGATGCAACCAGCAACAATACAAATAATGCAACGATTAAGAAAGAGATTCATGAAATTATTAGCACCGTTGGTGCGTGTGCTGTAGCCGACGATTCGGAAGCTAATACGAAGAAAACGACGATCTTGCAAGCTGTGGACAatattttgaaagaaaaaatatccGGAAAGCCCAACAAAACCCATAAAGAGCGAACCACAACTAGAAGTTCTCGTTCGAGATCCCATTCTCGTTCACGATCCCGTTCCCAAAA ATCACGCAGTTACAGTAGTTCCAGCAGCGATACATGCAGTTCCCGTTCGCAAAgtcgatcgtcatcgtcacaCAGCCGTAGTTCTTCTGGTCGCGGTAGCAGTCGTTCGAGAAGTCGTTCTAGCAGTCCCTCTACGCGTTCGAGCGTGGCCCGATCCCGCACTGGATCACGGTCTCCTTCAATCCCTCGTCGGGCCGGATCACCATCATTCCTTGATCGACGCCGTATAACTAG